In Thermoanaerobaculales bacterium, one DNA window encodes the following:
- the atpD gene encoding F0F1 ATP synthase subunit beta, producing the protein MAKQVEGRVAQVIGPVVDVEFPDQHLPPIYNAVKIVDDGSRSVAPIDVTAEVAQHLGESRARCVAMQPTDGIVRGMRAVDLGGPISVPVGRKTLGRVIDVLGNPVDERGPVDAEQRLPIHRLAPSLDEQSTEAEMFETGIKVIDLLEPYIKGGKTGLFGGAGVGKTVIIMELINNVALQHGGYSVFSGVGERTREGNDLWLEMTEAGVIDPSSWENSKASLIYGQMTEPPGARLRVGLSGLTVAEHFRDAEGQDVLLFIDNIFRFTQAGSEVSALLGRMPSAVGYQPNLATEMGELQERITSTKKGSITSVQAIYVPADDLTDPAPAAAFAHLDATTVLSRQIVELGIFPAVDPLASTSRILDPAIVGEEHYMVAREVQRILQRYKDLQDIIAILGIDELSDEDKLTVARARKIQRFLSQPFHVGEKFIGIPGRYVKVADTIRGFKMLCQGELDELPEQAFLYVGAIEEAIEKAERMKAEP; encoded by the coding sequence ATGGCCAAGCAGGTCGAAGGGCGTGTTGCGCAGGTGATCGGTCCGGTGGTGGACGTCGAGTTCCCGGACCAGCACCTGCCGCCGATCTACAACGCGGTCAAGATCGTCGACGACGGGTCGCGGAGCGTGGCGCCGATCGACGTCACCGCCGAGGTTGCCCAGCACCTCGGCGAGAGCCGGGCGCGCTGCGTCGCCATGCAGCCCACCGACGGCATCGTCCGCGGCATGAGGGCGGTCGACCTCGGCGGCCCGATCTCGGTGCCGGTGGGCAGGAAGACCCTCGGCCGGGTGATCGACGTGCTCGGCAATCCGGTCGACGAGCGCGGCCCGGTCGACGCCGAGCAGCGGCTGCCGATCCACCGGCTGGCGCCGTCGCTCGACGAGCAGTCGACCGAGGCCGAGATGTTCGAGACCGGCATCAAGGTGATCGACCTGCTCGAGCCCTACATCAAGGGGGGCAAGACTGGCCTTTTCGGCGGCGCCGGCGTCGGCAAGACCGTCATCATCATGGAGCTGATCAACAACGTCGCCCTGCAGCACGGCGGCTACTCGGTGTTCTCGGGGGTCGGCGAGCGGACCCGCGAGGGCAACGACCTCTGGCTCGAGATGACCGAGGCCGGCGTCATCGACCCGTCAAGCTGGGAGAACTCCAAGGCATCGCTGATCTACGGCCAGATGACCGAGCCGCCGGGCGCCCGCCTGCGGGTCGGCCTGTCCGGCCTGACCGTCGCCGAGCACTTCCGGGACGCCGAAGGCCAGGACGTCCTGCTGTTCATCGACAACATCTTCCGCTTCACCCAGGCCGGCTCCGAGGTCTCGGCGCTGCTCGGCCGGATGCCGTCCGCGGTCGGTTACCAGCCCAACCTGGCGACCGAGATGGGCGAGCTCCAGGAGCGCATCACCTCGACCAAGAAGGGATCCATCACCTCGGTGCAGGCGATCTACGTGCCCGCCGACGACCTCACTGACCCGGCCCCCGCCGCCGCCTTTGCCCACCTCGACGCCACCACCGTGCTGTCGCGCCAGATCGTCGAGCTCGGCATCTTCCCGGCGGTCGACCCGCTGGCCTCGACCTCGCGCATCCTCGATCCGGCGATCGTCGGCGAGGAGCACTACATGGTGGCCCGCGAGGTGCAGCGCATCCTGCAGCGCTACAAGGACTTGCAGGACATCATCGCGATCCTTGGCATCGACGAGCTGTCCGACGAGGACAAGCTGACGGTGGCCCGCGCCCGCAAGATCCAGCGCTTCCTGTCGCAGCCCTTCCACGTCGGCGAGAAGTTCATCGGCATCCCCGGCCGCTACGTCAAGGTCGCGGACACCATCCGCGGCTTCAAGATGCTCTGCCAGGGCGAGCTCGACGAGCTGCCCGAGCAGGCCTTCCTGTACGTCGGCGCCATCGAGGAGGCGATCGAAAAGGCCGAGCGGATGAAGGCGGAGCCCTGA
- the atpG gene encoding ATP synthase F1 subunit gamma, whose amino-acid sequence MPSSRDLRRRIRSVRGTQQITKAMKMVATAKLRRAQAAITQARPYADTMARVLGSLAARTEHSHPLLESRPGKRAWLVVVSSDKGLCGSFNANLLREASKVLQRTGLSESVELVAIGRRAADFFKRRGWPLVHAERDTMSRLSADVGPRLGAMFTEAFTSGRVDQVWLLYNRFASLIRQDITLERLLPVSPPKADAEAPAAGPPVDYLYEPDAATLLASLLPRHVEAQVQRCLFDSAAAEQAARMTSMDAATKNAGDMIDSLTLLYNRTRQAGITKELLEIVAGAQALAD is encoded by the coding sequence GTGCCGAGCAGTAGGGACCTGCGGCGGCGGATCCGCTCGGTGCGCGGCACCCAGCAGATCACCAAGGCCATGAAGATGGTCGCGACCGCCAAGCTGCGACGCGCCCAGGCCGCGATCACCCAGGCGCGCCCCTACGCCGACACCATGGCGCGGGTGCTCGGCTCGCTCGCCGCCAGGACCGAGCACAGCCATCCGCTGCTCGAGAGCCGCCCGGGGAAGCGGGCGTGGCTGGTGGTGGTCAGCTCGGACAAGGGCCTGTGCGGTTCGTTCAACGCCAACCTGCTGCGCGAGGCGAGCAAGGTCCTGCAGCGGACCGGACTTTCGGAGAGCGTGGAGTTGGTGGCGATCGGCCGCCGCGCCGCGGACTTCTTCAAGCGTCGCGGCTGGCCACTGGTGCACGCCGAGCGCGACACGATGTCGAGGCTCTCCGCCGACGTCGGGCCGCGGCTGGGCGCGATGTTCACCGAGGCCTTCACCTCGGGCCGGGTCGACCAGGTCTGGCTGCTCTACAACCGGTTCGCGAGCCTGATCCGGCAGGACATCACGCTCGAGCGGCTGCTGCCGGTCTCACCGCCGAAGGCCGACGCCGAGGCGCCGGCCGCAGGCCCGCCGGTCGACTACCTGTACGAGCCGGACGCCGCGACACTGCTCGCGTCGCTGCTGCCGCGCCACGTCGAGGCCCAGGTGCAGCGTTGCCTTTTCGACTCGGCTGCGGCCGAGCAGGCGGCGCGGATGACCTCGATGGACGCTGCAACCAAGAACGCAGGAGACATGATCGACAGCCTGACCCTGCTCTACAACCGCACCCGGCAGGCGGGCATCACCAAGGAGCTGCTCGAGATCGTGGCCGGCGCCCAGGCGCTGGCGGACTAG
- the atpA gene encoding F0F1 ATP synthase subunit alpha — translation MQIKAAEIVDIIRRQIEGHETTIDMAEVGTVISVGDGIARVYGLDGAMAGELLELPHDVFGLALNLEDDNVGCVLMGEVHAIREGDQVKRTGRILDIPVGPGLVGRVIDPLGRPLDGKGPIESSERYPLERTAPGVVYRQPVKEPMQTGITAIDSMIPIGRGQRELIIGDRQTGKTAIILDSIINQKGTGNVCVYVAIGQKGSTVAQVVATLEKHGAMDHTVVVSATASEPAPLQYLAPYAGCAVGEYFLYNGQHAVCFYDDLTKHAQAYREISLLLRRPPGREAYPGDVFYLHSRLLERAAKLRDEDGGGSLTALPVIETQMGDVSAYIPTNVISITDGQIYLETDLFYAGQRPAVNVGLSVSRVGGNAQIKAMKKIAGSLRLDLAQYRELAAFAQFGSDLDKATQRQLARGERLMEMLKQGQYAPVPVELQIVSIFAGTKGHLDGLKVSAVRAFELYLHRYAREQGSEVLKAIAATRELSDDNADKLAALIRTAVDLFLKEHPEAARAEQ, via the coding sequence ATGCAGATCAAGGCCGCCGAGATCGTCGACATCATTCGCCGTCAGATCGAGGGACACGAGACCACCATCGACATGGCCGAGGTGGGGACGGTCATCTCGGTGGGCGACGGCATCGCGCGCGTCTACGGCCTCGACGGCGCGATGGCCGGCGAGCTCCTCGAGCTGCCGCACGACGTCTTCGGCCTCGCGCTCAACCTCGAGGACGACAACGTCGGCTGCGTGCTGATGGGCGAGGTGCACGCGATCCGCGAGGGCGACCAGGTCAAGCGCACGGGCCGGATCCTGGACATCCCGGTCGGCCCCGGCCTGGTCGGGCGGGTGATCGACCCGCTCGGCCGGCCGCTCGACGGCAAGGGCCCGATCGAATCCAGCGAGCGCTACCCGCTCGAGCGCACCGCGCCCGGCGTGGTCTATCGGCAGCCCGTGAAGGAGCCGATGCAGACCGGCATCACCGCCATCGACTCGATGATCCCGATCGGCCGCGGCCAGCGCGAGCTGATCATCGGCGACCGCCAGACCGGCAAGACGGCGATCATCCTGGACTCGATCATCAATCAGAAGGGGACCGGCAACGTCTGCGTCTACGTCGCGATCGGCCAGAAGGGGTCGACGGTGGCGCAGGTGGTGGCGACGCTGGAGAAGCACGGCGCCATGGACCACACGGTGGTGGTGTCGGCGACCGCCTCGGAGCCGGCGCCGCTGCAGTACCTGGCGCCGTACGCCGGCTGCGCGGTCGGCGAGTACTTCCTCTACAACGGCCAGCACGCGGTCTGCTTCTACGACGATCTCACCAAGCACGCGCAGGCCTACCGCGAGATCTCGCTGCTGCTGCGGCGTCCGCCCGGCCGCGAGGCGTATCCAGGCGACGTGTTCTACCTGCACTCGCGACTGCTCGAGCGCGCGGCCAAGCTGCGCGACGAGGACGGCGGCGGCAGCCTGACCGCGCTGCCGGTGATCGAGACCCAGATGGGCGACGTCTCGGCCTACATCCCGACCAACGTCATCTCGATCACCGATGGCCAGATCTACCTCGAGACCGATCTTTTCTACGCCGGCCAGCGGCCGGCCGTCAACGTCGGCCTGTCAGTGAGCCGGGTGGGCGGCAACGCCCAGATCAAGGCGATGAAGAAGATCGCCGGCTCGCTGCGGCTCGACCTCGCCCAGTACCGCGAGCTCGCGGCCTTCGCGCAGTTCGGCTCCGACCTCGACAAGGCCACCCAGCGCCAGCTCGCGCGCGGCGAGCGGCTGATGGAGATGCTCAAGCAGGGGCAGTACGCGCCGGTCCCGGTCGAGCTCCAGATCGTCTCCATCTTCGCCGGCACCAAGGGACACCTCGACGGCCTCAAGGTGTCGGCGGTCCGCGCCTTCGAGCTCTACCTTCACCGCTACGCGCGCGAGCAGGGGAGCGAGGTCCTGAAGGCGATCGCGGCGACCCGCGAGCTCAGCGACGACAACGCCGACAAGCTGGCGGCTTTGATCCGCACCGCGGTCGATCTGTTCTTGAAGGAGCACCCGGAGGCCGCCCGTGCCGAGCAGTAG
- the atpH gene encoding ATP synthase F1 subunit delta: MARFRALPYAKALYEVVNGQDPQRVEGPIEELARVAEAIEAVPELLRVLTTPMVSVQTKTDILEAVLDSLAITEPSRRFVQVVQQHYRMEHMRDIATAYRELVDRAQGRQRARIEVAGELPAEQQRQIARALAEVLGIEIAAEFISRPELLAGFRAQVGSKLYDGSLVGQVDRLTRQTITE; this comes from the coding sequence CCCTGTACGAGGTCGTCAACGGCCAGGACCCGCAGCGGGTCGAGGGGCCGATCGAAGAGCTCGCGCGGGTGGCCGAGGCCATCGAGGCCGTTCCCGAGCTCCTGCGCGTCCTCACCACGCCGATGGTGTCGGTCCAGACCAAGACCGACATCCTCGAGGCGGTGCTGGACTCGCTGGCCATCACCGAGCCGTCGCGTCGTTTCGTGCAGGTGGTCCAGCAGCACTACCGCATGGAGCACATGCGCGACATCGCCACCGCCTACCGCGAGCTGGTGGACCGTGCCCAGGGGAGGCAGCGGGCCAGGATCGAGGTCGCCGGCGAGCTCCCGGCCGAGCAGCAACGGCAGATCGCGCGCGCGCTCGCCGAGGTGCTGGGGATCGAGATCGCCGCCGAGTTCATCAGCAGGCCCGAGCTGCTGGCGGGCTTCCGCGCCCAGGTGGGCTCGAAGCTGTACGACGGATCGCTCGTCGGCCAGGTCGACCGGCTGACCCGACAGACCATCACGGAGTAG